In the genome of Pontibacter actiniarum, the window GAAGAAAGGCCTTTCTACCAACGTGGGCGATGAGGGTGGCTTTGCCCCTAACATTGCCTCTAACGTAGAGGCGATCGAGGTGGTGCTGCAGGCGATTGAGGCAGCCGGCTACAAGCCTGGCGACGATTTTATGATCGCGATGGACGCCGCCAGCTCAGAGTTCTACGATGCCGCTTCCGGGCAGTATCACTTCAAGAAGTCTACTGGCGACAAGCTGTCATCTTCTGAGATGGTGAGCTACTGGAGCGAGTGGGTGAACAAGTACCCGATCATCTCTATAGAGGACGGTATGGCTGAAGACGACTGGAAAGGCTGGAAAGAGCTGACTGATAAAGTTGGAAGCAAGTGCCAGCTGGTGGGCGATGACCTGTTTGTAACAAACGTGGAGCGCCTGCAGCAGGGCATTGACCAGGGAGTGGCGAACTCTATCCTGATCAAGGTAAACCAGATCGGAACCCTGACGGAGACCATCAATGCGATTAACCTGGGCATGCGCCACGGCTATAAGAGCGTGATGAGCCACCGCTCCGGAGAGACGGAGGATAACACGATCGCTGACCTGGCGGTGGCACTGAACACTGGCCAGATCAAGACCGGTTCGGCTTCCCGCTCAGACCGTATGGCTAAGTACAACCAGCTGCTCCGCATTGAGGAGGAACTGGGTGAGGTAGCGTACTATCC includes:
- the eno gene encoding phosphopyruvate hydratase, with the protein product MSIITDIKARQIFDSRGNPTVEVDVTTESGIMGRAAVPSGASTGVHEAVELRDNDKSRFMGKGVQQAVKNVNEKIAEELVGFPVFDQNLLDKIMIELDGTPNKGNLGANAILGVSLAIARAAAQELNMPLYRYVGGVNANTLPVPMMNILNGGSHADNAIDFQEFMIMPVGAPSFSEALRMGSEVFHNLKNVLKKKGLSTNVGDEGGFAPNIASNVEAIEVVLQAIEAAGYKPGDDFMIAMDAASSEFYDAASGQYHFKKSTGDKLSSSEMVSYWSEWVNKYPIISIEDGMAEDDWKGWKELTDKVGSKCQLVGDDLFVTNVERLQQGIDQGVANSILIKVNQIGTLTETINAINLGMRHGYKSVMSHRSGETEDNTIADLAVALNTGQIKTGSASRSDRMAKYNQLLRIEEELGEVAYYPGKKF